One part of the Pannonibacter sp. XCT-53 genome encodes these proteins:
- a CDS encoding ABC transporter permease: MTEVLTLLSFGPEGWGDEIASGVLVTVSLGLATLPFGLAAGFLLALAKNSREPSLRLAAGIYTTIFRGLPELLTLFLVYFGVQIAVKHLAEAMGSGLTIEVNSFVAGMIALTLVFSSYASEAFLSAFRGIPRGQYEGSHALGLNRFLTMRLVILPQLVRLALPALSNLWLILLKETSLVSTIGLADVVRETGVAARVTKEPFLFYGLACLIYLVLAMISSSGIARIDRWARRGEVAR; encoded by the coding sequence GCGTGCTTGTCACCGTGTCCCTCGGCCTTGCGACCCTGCCCTTCGGTCTCGCAGCCGGCTTTCTCCTTGCGCTTGCCAAGAATTCGCGCGAACCCTCGCTGCGGCTGGCGGCCGGCATCTACACCACCATCTTCCGTGGCCTGCCCGAACTGCTGACGCTGTTTCTGGTCTATTTCGGCGTGCAGATCGCGGTGAAGCACCTTGCCGAGGCCATGGGCTCGGGGCTCACCATCGAGGTGAACAGCTTTGTCGCCGGCATGATCGCGCTGACGCTGGTCTTCTCCTCCTATGCCAGCGAGGCCTTCCTGTCCGCCTTCCGCGGCATCCCGCGCGGCCAGTATGAGGGCAGCCACGCGCTCGGCCTCAACAGGTTCCTGACCATGCGGCTCGTGATCCTGCCGCAGCTCGTGCGTCTCGCCCTGCCCGCCCTGTCCAATCTCTGGCTCATCCTGCTCAAGGAAACCTCGCTCGTCTCCACCATCGGGCTGGCCGACGTGGTGCGCGAGACCGGGGTCGCCGCGCGTGTGACCAAGGAGCCCTTCCTGTTCTATGGCCTTGCCTGCCTCATCTACCTGGTGCTGGCGATGATCTCCTCGTCCGGGATCGCGCGCATCGACCGGTGGGCCCGCCGCGGGGAGGTCGCCCGATGA
- a CDS encoding ABC transporter permease: protein MNTVSSVVRPPEPKRPWTGSRIAGHVLMAMWIVSFAFLLLYLGNNIGSEFVARYAPEYLSGLIITLQLVVISVVAGAILSVPVALARNSRNRILSGIAYGYVYFFRGTPLLAQTFLFYYGVGTFREAFEAVGLWWFFREAWYCVLLAFALNTAAYQAEILRGAVLNVPRGQWEGGQALGLSRNVIFFRIILPQALITALRPYGNEIILMLKGSAIAAIVTIFDLMGETRRAYSRSFDFQAYIWAAVIYLVMVEALRQVWEKLEQRLTRHLVRSD from the coding sequence ATGAACACCGTCTCCAGCGTGGTCCGTCCGCCCGAGCCGAAGCGCCCCTGGACCGGCAGCCGCATCGCCGGCCACGTGCTGATGGCGATGTGGATCGTCTCCTTTGCCTTCCTGCTGCTCTATCTGGGCAACAACATCGGCAGCGAGTTCGTCGCCCGCTATGCGCCGGAGTACCTGAGCGGCCTGATCATCACCCTGCAGCTCGTGGTCATCTCGGTGGTTGCCGGCGCCATCCTGTCGGTCCCGGTCGCCCTGGCCCGCAATTCCCGGAACCGGATCCTGTCGGGCATCGCCTATGGCTATGTCTATTTCTTCCGCGGCACGCCGCTGCTCGCCCAGACCTTCCTGTTCTATTACGGCGTGGGCACTTTCCGCGAAGCCTTTGAAGCGGTTGGCCTTTGGTGGTTCTTCCGCGAGGCGTGGTACTGCGTGCTGCTGGCCTTCGCCCTCAACACCGCCGCCTACCAGGCGGAGATCCTGCGCGGGGCGGTGCTGAACGTGCCGCGCGGCCAGTGGGAGGGCGGCCAGGCGCTGGGTCTCAGCCGCAATGTGATCTTCTTCCGGATCATCCTGCCGCAGGCCCTCATCACGGCGCTGCGCCCCTATGGCAACGAGATCATCCTGATGCTGAAGGGCTCGGCGATTGCGGCGATTGTCACCATCTTCGACCTGATGGGCGAGACGCGCCGCGCCTATTCGCGCAGCTTCGACTTCCAGGCTTACATCTGGGCGGCCGTGATCTATCTGGTCATGGTGGAAGCCCTGCGCCAGGTCTGGGAAAAGCTGGAACAGCGGCTGACCCGGCATCTGGTGCGCAGCGACTGA
- a CDS encoding NAD(P)-dependent oxidoreductase, whose product MAKVAFIGLGVMGYPMAGYLASRGGHEVTVYNRTRAKADKWAAEHGGTAAATPREAAEGCDFVFACVGNDDDLRAVTTGPDGAFHGLKAGAVFIDHTTASAEVARELGAAAAARGCHFIDAPVSGGQAGAEKGILTVMCGGEPAVFEQAKPVIECFARFVGLMGPVGSGQLTKMVNQICIAGVVQGLAEAIHFAKQAGLDVPAVISAIRGGAAQSWQMENRWETMAAGKFEFGFAVDWMRKDLGIVLDTAKATGARLPLTALVDQFYGDVQAMGGNRWDTSSLIVRLEGVKKD is encoded by the coding sequence ATGGCCAAGGTGGCATTCATCGGCTTGGGCGTCATGGGCTATCCCATGGCCGGTTACCTCGCCTCGCGCGGCGGGCATGAGGTGACGGTCTACAACCGCACCCGTGCCAAGGCAGACAAGTGGGCGGCCGAGCATGGCGGCACGGCGGCCGCAACCCCGCGCGAGGCTGCGGAGGGCTGCGACTTCGTCTTCGCCTGTGTCGGCAATGACGACGACCTGCGCGCGGTCACCACCGGGCCGGACGGCGCCTTCCACGGCCTCAAGGCCGGCGCGGTGTTCATCGACCACACCACCGCCTCGGCCGAGGTGGCGCGGGAGCTTGGCGCTGCGGCTGCCGCACGCGGCTGCCATTTCATCGACGCGCCGGTCTCCGGCGGCCAGGCCGGGGCGGAAAAGGGCATCCTCACCGTCATGTGCGGCGGCGAGCCGGCAGTGTTCGAGCAGGCAAAGCCGGTCATCGAGTGCTTTGCCAGGTTCGTCGGCCTGATGGGTCCGGTCGGGTCCGGCCAGCTGACCAAGATGGTGAACCAGATCTGCATTGCCGGCGTCGTCCAGGGGCTGGCCGAGGCGATCCATTTCGCCAAGCAGGCCGGACTTGATGTGCCCGCCGTCATCTCGGCCATCCGCGGCGGTGCGGCCCAGTCCTGGCAGATGGAAAACCGCTGGGAGACCATGGCAGCCGGCAAGTTCGAGTTCGGCTTCGCCGTCGACTGGATGCGCAAGGACCTCGGCATCGTGCTCGACACCGCCAAGGCCACCGGTGCGCGCCTGCCGCTGACCGCCCTCGTCGACCAGTTCTATGGCGACGTGCAGGCCATGGGCGGCAACCGCTGGGACACGTCCAGCCTCATCGTCCGGCTCGAGGGCGTGAAGAAGGACTGA
- a CDS encoding Lrp/AsnC family transcriptional regulator has protein sequence MDRIDRRILSILQEDCTVPVAEIGRRVGLSTTPCWRRIQKMEEDGVITGRVALLDPAKVNVNVTAFVAITTNQHTEDWLKKFADVIREFPEVVEFYRMAGQVDYLLRVTVPDIAAYDAFYKRLIAKIDITDVSTTFAMEQIKYTTELPLGYIPVEKTRPE, from the coding sequence ATTGACCGCATCGACCGGCGCATCCTTTCCATCCTGCAGGAAGACTGCACCGTGCCCGTGGCCGAGATCGGCCGCCGGGTCGGCCTTTCGACGACGCCCTGCTGGCGCCGCATCCAGAAGATGGAAGAGGACGGGGTGATCACCGGGCGGGTGGCCCTGCTCGATCCGGCCAAGGTCAATGTCAACGTGACGGCCTTCGTCGCCATCACCACGAACCAGCACACGGAAGACTGGCTGAAGAAATTCGCCGACGTGATCCGCGAGTTCCCGGAAGTGGTGGAGTTTTACCGCATGGCAGGGCAGGTGGACTATCTGCTGCGCGTCACCGTGCCGGACATCGCCGCCTATGATGCCTTCTACAAGCGGCTGATCGCGAAGATCGACATCACCGACGTGTCGACGACCTTCGCGATGGAGCAGATCAAGTACACGACCGAGCTGCCGCTCGGGTACATTCCGGTGGAGAAGACACGGCCGGAGTGA
- a CDS encoding uracil-DNA glycosylase family protein: protein MQEPGLGETGVVARGQLAGLAAEVSACRICQLQPLGPALPHAPRPVARLSDTARILVAGQAPGTRVHASGQPFTDPSGDRLRQWMGIGAEVFYDPARLAILPMGLCFPGLDARGGDLPPRRECRAAWHDRLMAAMPQIDLILAIGQYAQAYHLAGHPAAPLAAPFANPGASFGASPAAGRGLPTRAGSDSLTERVRRWREILARTGEAGPAVLVLPHPSWRNTAWLKRNPWFEAEVLPELRQRVASLI from the coding sequence ATGCAGGAACCGGGACTTGGCGAGACAGGTGTGGTCGCGCGCGGGCAGCTTGCGGGGCTGGCGGCGGAGGTCTCGGCCTGCCGCATCTGCCAGCTGCAGCCGCTCGGGCCGGCGCTGCCCCATGCCCCGCGCCCGGTGGCCCGCCTGTCGGACACGGCGAGGATCCTGGTCGCCGGGCAGGCCCCCGGCACCCGCGTGCATGCCTCCGGCCAGCCCTTCACCGACCCCTCCGGCGACCGGCTGCGGCAGTGGATGGGCATCGGCGCGGAGGTCTTCTACGACCCGGCGCGGCTTGCCATCCTGCCGATGGGCCTCTGCTTTCCCGGCCTCGACGCGCGCGGCGGCGACCTGCCGCCCCGGCGCGAATGCCGCGCGGCCTGGCATGACCGGCTGATGGCGGCCATGCCGCAGATCGACCTGATCCTGGCGATCGGCCAGTATGCCCAGGCCTATCATCTCGCAGGGCATCCGGCCGCCCCTTTGGCCGCCCCTTTTGCGAACCCTGGGGCCAGTTTTGGAGCCAGCCCTGCAGCTGGTCGCGGGCTGCCGACGCGGGCCGGCAGCGACAGCCTGACGGAGCGGGTGCGCCGCTGGCGCGAGATCCTGGCGCGGACGGGCGAGGCCGGGCCGGCGGTGCTGGTGCTGCCGCATCCCTCGTGGCGCAACACGGCCTGGCTGAAGCGCAATCCCTGGTTCGAGGCGGAGGTGCTGCCGGAGCTGCGCCAGCGCGTGGCGAGCCTGATCTAG
- a CDS encoding sensor histidine kinase: MGQEARSKGDERTAINRERAQRRREVARTVRSVRERLSAQDGVQPDFDSELMMLFAKARTSAAFAVPMFLLIVASISFIWIEPVLVGIWLVFTFSIWTLTVTTCRRFERLPANDRTVLPWRRHFTIGDFLYGLCWAAFFLLPSTGKATDGFEVFQFATMLIVIAMSTMQSSTLPRALLANTLPLTLAVTVTLMQRHAPLHYAMAAMAVGAQGFFLVLGNQLLNASLTMLAYRAEKDHLIAELEQANAVSDESRRRAEEANLAKSRFLATMSHELRTPLNAILGFSEIMKDEVMGPMGNRIYRGYAADIHGSGQHLLNLINEILDLSRIEAGKYELNEEAVTLKDIVEDCQSMMQVRARAKGIAIRESHEEGLARIWADERAIRQVILNLLSNAVKFTPSNGEVLIRIGSTAEGGQYVSIRDNGPGIPEEEIPIVLQAFGQGSMAIKSAEPGTGLGLSIVQALVSQHGGSFDLKSRLREGTEVTVTLPASRVLAVLPAFPDEIYTLPARKMSLRRKAS; this comes from the coding sequence ATGGGCCAGGAGGCGCGCAGCAAAGGCGATGAACGCACGGCCATCAACCGCGAGCGCGCCCAGCGCCGGCGGGAGGTGGCGCGCACCGTCCGCAGCGTGCGCGAGCGCCTGTCGGCGCAGGATGGCGTCCAGCCGGACTTCGACAGCGAGCTGATGATGCTCTTTGCCAAGGCGCGCACCAGCGCGGCCTTCGCCGTGCCGATGTTCCTGCTCATCGTCGCCAGCATCTCCTTCATCTGGATCGAGCCGGTGCTGGTCGGCATCTGGCTGGTCTTCACCTTCTCCATCTGGACGCTGACCGTGACCACCTGCCGCCGCTTCGAGCGGCTGCCGGCCAACGACCGCACGGTGCTGCCGTGGCGGCGCCATTTCACCATCGGCGATTTCCTCTACGGCCTGTGCTGGGCGGCCTTCTTCCTGCTGCCCTCGACCGGCAAGGCCACCGACGGCTTCGAGGTGTTCCAGTTCGCCACGATGCTGATCGTCATCGCGATGTCGACGATGCAGTCCTCCACCCTGCCCCGCGCGCTCCTGGCCAACACGCTGCCGCTCACGCTTGCCGTCACGGTGACGCTGATGCAGCGCCACGCGCCGCTGCATTACGCCATGGCCGCCATGGCCGTCGGCGCGCAGGGCTTCTTCCTGGTGCTGGGCAACCAGCTCCTCAACGCCTCGCTGACCATGCTCGCCTACCGGGCGGAGAAGGACCACCTGATCGCCGAGCTGGAGCAGGCCAACGCGGTCTCGGACGAAAGCCGCCGCCGCGCCGAGGAGGCCAATCTCGCCAAGTCCCGCTTCCTCGCCACCATGAGCCACGAGCTGCGCACGCCGCTCAACGCCATTCTCGGCTTCTCCGAGATCATGAAGGACGAGGTCATGGGGCCGATGGGCAACAGGATCTACCGCGGCTATGCCGCCGACATTCACGGCTCCGGCCAGCACCTGCTCAATCTCATCAACGAGATCCTCGACCTGTCGCGCATCGAGGCGGGCAAGTACGAGCTGAACGAGGAGGCCGTGACGCTCAAGGACATCGTCGAGGACTGCCAGTCGATGATGCAGGTCCGGGCCCGCGCCAAGGGCATCGCCATCCGCGAGAGCCACGAGGAAGGCCTGGCGCGCATCTGGGCCGACGAGCGGGCCATCCGCCAGGTGATCCTCAACCTCCTGTCCAATGCGGTGAAGTTCACCCCCTCCAACGGCGAGGTGCTGATCCGCATCGGCTCGACGGCCGAGGGCGGCCAGTATGTCTCGATCCGCGACAATGGCCCCGGCATTCCCGAGGAAGAGATCCCGATCGTGCTTCAGGCCTTCGGCCAGGGCTCGATGGCGATCAAGAGCGCGGAGCCCGGCACCGGACTTGGCCTGTCCATCGTCCAGGCGCTGGTGTCGCAGCATGGCGGCAGCTTCGACCTGAAATCCCGCCTGCGCGAGGGCACCGAAGTGACCGTGACCCTGCCGGCCAGCCGCGTGCTCGCCGTGCTGCCGGCCTTCCCCGACGAGATCTACACCCTGCCGGCGCGCAAGATGAGCCTGCGCCGCAAGGCCTCCTGA
- the dusA gene encoding tRNA dihydrouridine(20/20a) synthase DusA, which yields MNVSFGTETLQQDKLYKAPVFAVAPMMDWTDRHCRMFHRQFSARALLYTEMVTTGAVIHGDREKLLGFSAGEHPVACQLGGSDPRELADAAKIAEDRGYDEINLNVGCPSDRVQSGRFGACLMLEPELVAEGVATMKAAVRVPVTVKCRIGVDEQDPEEALDRLADRVVDAGVDALWVHARKAWLQGLSPKENRDIPPLDYGRVHRLKARLPGLFIGINGGIATLDEAMAVMQGLDGVMLGRAAYHDPALMGAVDRRIYGETTADVSPRAAIEAYVPYIEAELARGTRLSHITRHMLGAFAAVPGARLFRRILTVEGVKPGAGIEVLFAALTALDEAAARAAEHADARQAGEAVAQA from the coding sequence ATGAACGTGTCTTTCGGGACTGAGACCCTGCAGCAGGACAAGCTTTACAAGGCCCCCGTCTTCGCCGTCGCCCCGATGATGGACTGGACGGACCGGCATTGCCGCATGTTCCACCGGCAGTTTTCGGCCCGGGCGCTGCTCTACACCGAGATGGTGACGACCGGGGCGGTGATCCATGGCGACCGGGAGAAGCTGCTCGGCTTCAGCGCCGGCGAGCATCCGGTGGCCTGTCAGCTCGGCGGGTCCGATCCGCGCGAGCTGGCGGACGCGGCGAAGATCGCCGAGGACCGAGGCTATGACGAGATCAACCTGAATGTCGGCTGCCCGTCCGACCGGGTGCAGTCCGGCCGGTTCGGGGCCTGCCTGATGCTGGAGCCGGAGCTGGTGGCCGAGGGCGTTGCGACGATGAAGGCGGCGGTGCGCGTGCCCGTCACCGTCAAGTGCCGCATCGGCGTCGACGAGCAGGACCCGGAGGAGGCGCTGGACCGGCTGGCCGACCGGGTGGTGGACGCCGGGGTCGATGCCCTGTGGGTGCATGCGCGCAAGGCCTGGCTGCAGGGGCTGAGCCCCAAGGAAAACCGCGATATCCCGCCGCTCGACTATGGCCGGGTGCACCGGCTGAAGGCGCGGCTGCCGGGCCTGTTCATCGGCATCAACGGCGGCATCGCGACGCTGGACGAGGCGATGGCCGTGATGCAGGGGCTGGACGGGGTGATGCTGGGCCGGGCTGCCTATCACGATCCGGCGCTGATGGGCGCTGTCGACCGGCGGATCTATGGCGAGACGACCGCGGATGTGAGCCCGCGGGCGGCCATCGAGGCCTATGTTCCCTATATCGAGGCGGAACTGGCGCGCGGCACCCGCCTGTCGCACATCACCCGCCACATGCTGGGCGCCTTTGCCGCCGTGCCGGGGGCAAGGCTGTTCCGCCGCATCCTGACGGTCGAGGGCGTGAAGCCGGGCGCCGGCATCGAGGTGCTGTTTGCCGCGCTGACCGCCCTGGACGAGGCAGCCGCACGGGCGGCGGAGCATGCAGATGCCCGGCAGGCCGGCGAGGCCGTGGCGCAGGCCTGA
- a CDS encoding ABC transporter substrate-binding protein, which yields MSQKLHSRLAGGVLALVAAVGPAQAATTVTFWHSFNKAQGEALDKIVASFEAANPDIDIQAEFIGNYNDIVAKLQAAIPARRAPDAVILEVTRYGLFADRGVLADLTPYFEADALKDELYPYAREVGVYKDKTYIVPFNSSTPVLYYNKDIFARAGLTGEPQLKTFDDILTASRTITAKLGAEGVTGIAAPGQFARWGLVMSNDSELIDRKTNEILLDAPNTIEAYQWMASLVHEHKVASADGVTEEDNGRDAFLAGKVGIMLNSTGNYTGAKKALGDKLEVRPMPCNKVCSVPIGGAGIGILASSARDVQDAAYKFISYAASAEANAAWFAATGYLPINRNSAAKPVAAEALATQPGIRVAIDSLPNAYGRARPPVVTWMRATEYKMWEAMALGQAQVADTLKDFAAQTREEAQRSN from the coding sequence ATGTCACAGAAATTGCACAGCCGCCTCGCCGGTGGTGTCCTCGCCCTCGTCGCGGCCGTCGGCCCCGCCCAGGCGGCCACCACCGTCACCTTCTGGCACTCGTTCAACAAGGCCCAGGGCGAAGCGCTCGACAAGATCGTCGCCAGTTTTGAAGCCGCCAATCCGGACATCGACATCCAGGCCGAGTTCATCGGCAACTACAACGACATCGTCGCCAAGCTCCAGGCCGCCATCCCGGCGCGCCGGGCCCCCGATGCGGTCATCCTCGAAGTCACCCGTTATGGCCTCTTTGCCGACCGCGGCGTGCTGGCCGACCTGACGCCCTATTTCGAGGCCGATGCGCTGAAGGACGAGCTGTACCCCTACGCCCGTGAGGTCGGTGTCTACAAGGACAAGACCTACATCGTGCCGTTCAACTCCTCGACTCCGGTGCTCTACTACAACAAGGACATCTTCGCCCGCGCCGGCCTCACCGGCGAGCCGCAGCTGAAGACCTTCGACGACATCCTGACCGCGTCCAGGACCATCACCGCCAAGCTCGGCGCCGAGGGCGTCACCGGCATCGCCGCCCCGGGCCAGTTCGCCCGCTGGGGTCTGGTCATGTCCAACGACAGCGAGCTGATCGACCGCAAGACCAACGAGATCCTGCTCGACGCCCCGAACACCATCGAAGCCTATCAGTGGATGGCCTCGCTCGTGCACGAGCACAAGGTCGCCTCGGCCGATGGCGTCACCGAAGAGGACAATGGCCGCGATGCGTTCCTCGCCGGCAAGGTCGGCATCATGCTGAACTCGACCGGCAACTACACCGGCGCGAAGAAGGCGCTCGGCGACAAGCTGGAAGTCCGGCCGATGCCCTGCAACAAGGTCTGCTCCGTGCCGATCGGCGGCGCCGGCATCGGCATCCTGGCGTCCTCGGCCAGGGACGTGCAGGACGCGGCCTACAAGTTCATCAGCTACGCCGCCTCCGCCGAGGCAAATGCGGCCTGGTTCGCTGCCACCGGCTACCTGCCGATCAACAGGAACAGCGCTGCCAAGCCGGTCGCGGCCGAAGCCCTTGCCACCCAGCCGGGCATCCGCGTTGCCATCGACTCGCTGCCCAACGCCTATGGCCGCGCCCGTCCGCCGGTTGTCACCTGGATGCGCGCCACCGAATACAAGATGTGGGAAGCCATGGCCCTCGGCCAGGCGCAGGTCGCCGACACGCTGAAGGACTTCGCCGCCCAGACCCGCGAAGAAGCCCAGCGCTCCAACTGA
- a CDS encoding carbohydrate ABC transporter permease: MLRFLTPYLFVAPLVLFMAVFTYGPILMSLDLSVRDWDFLSPEMPFVGLDNYRGLLASREFWNSLQVTTVFAVLSVPIRLVLALGIATWLVREALPSRLLRGALFLPSVTSTVSIAVVFSWLFSTDYGAVNALLVGLGLGRQPWLQDPALALWVLILVNTWKQLGYDIVIYIAALQAVPQELYDAAAVDGGRRLHVFRRVTLPLVMPTTYFLLVISVIEAFQVFTIVNVMTNGGPAGATDMLVSLLYRVGFVLFDIGRGSALAVLLFVFLVTLAIVKSRIIGRRVHYEA, encoded by the coding sequence ATGCTGCGCTTCCTGACGCCCTACCTGTTCGTCGCGCCCCTCGTCCTGTTCATGGCGGTCTTCACCTATGGGCCGATCCTCATGAGCCTCGACCTGTCGGTCCGCGACTGGGATTTCCTGTCGCCGGAGATGCCCTTTGTCGGCCTCGACAACTACCGTGGCCTGCTGGCCTCGCGGGAATTCTGGAACTCGCTGCAGGTCACCACGGTGTTTGCCGTCCTGTCCGTGCCGATCAGGCTGGTGCTGGCGCTGGGGATCGCCACCTGGCTGGTGCGTGAAGCCCTGCCCTCCCGCCTCCTGCGCGGCGCGCTGTTCCTGCCCTCGGTCACCTCCACGGTGTCCATCGCCGTCGTGTTCTCCTGGCTGTTCTCGACCGACTACGGCGCGGTGAATGCCCTGCTCGTCGGCCTTGGCCTCGGCCGCCAGCCCTGGCTGCAGGACCCGGCCCTGGCGCTCTGGGTGCTGATCCTCGTCAACACCTGGAAGCAGCTCGGCTATGACATCGTCATCTACATTGCCGCCCTGCAGGCCGTGCCGCAGGAGCTTTACGACGCGGCCGCCGTCGACGGGGGGCGCCGGTTGCATGTCTTCCGGCGCGTGACGCTGCCGCTGGTCATGCCGACCACCTATTTCCTGCTGGTCATTTCCGTCATCGAGGCCTTCCAGGTCTTCACCATCGTCAATGTCATGACCAACGGCGGCCCGGCCGGGGCCACCGACATGCTGGTCAGCCTGCTCTACCGGGTCGGCTTTGTCCTTTTCGACATCGGCCGCGGCTCGGCGCTTGCCGTTCTCCTGTTCGTTTTCCTTGTGACGCTGGCGATCGTGAAGTCGCGCATCATCGGCCGGAGGGTGCATTATGAAGCCTGA
- a CDS encoding carbohydrate ABC transporter permease — protein sequence MKPDDIRPRLRLAEPLLAALALAAGLLFLSPVLYSIWLSLQTADSYYAGGYEFTLDNYTRAVSQYNFARYLLNSLIVSGLVTGLAISVATLAAFAFARYRFPGGDFLFGATVATLMIPSHISLIPNYLTLARAGLLDSYAGLILPAISNGFAAFFLRQYIRGIPKALDEAAYMDGASPLTVLWRIIVPLSRPAILSMSLYIFITEWNNYIWPLVAVGREDLFTLQIGLARLYSTNPGEGLIDWPLVLAASTLTILPVLVGFLLVERHLVRGITMGALK from the coding sequence ATGAAGCCTGATGACATCCGCCCGCGCCTGCGGCTGGCAGAGCCGCTCCTGGCCGCACTGGCGCTTGCAGCGGGGCTCCTGTTCCTGTCGCCCGTGCTCTATTCGATCTGGCTGTCGCTGCAGACGGCGGATTCCTACTATGCCGGCGGCTACGAGTTCACCCTCGACAACTACACGCGGGCAGTGAGCCAGTACAATTTCGCCCGCTATCTCCTGAACAGCCTGATCGTCTCGGGCCTGGTCACGGGTCTGGCGATCTCGGTCGCCACGCTCGCGGCCTTTGCCTTCGCCCGCTACCGCTTTCCCGGCGGCGACTTCCTCTTCGGGGCCACCGTGGCAACGCTGATGATCCCGAGCCACATCAGCCTGATCCCGAACTATCTGACCCTTGCCAGGGCGGGCCTCCTCGACAGCTATGCCGGGCTGATCCTGCCGGCCATCTCGAACGGCTTTGCCGCCTTCTTCCTGCGCCAGTACATCCGCGGCATTCCGAAGGCACTGGACGAGGCCGCCTACATGGACGGGGCCAGCCCGCTGACCGTGCTGTGGCGCATCATCGTGCCGCTGTCCCGGCCGGCGATCCTGTCGATGAGCCTCTACATCTTCATCACCGAGTGGAACAACTACATCTGGCCGCTGGTGGCGGTGGGCCGGGAGGACCTGTTCACGCTGCAGATCGGCCTTGCCCGGCTCTACAGCACCAATCCGGGCGAGGGTCTGATCGACTGGCCGCTGGTGCTCGCCGCCTCCACCCTCACCATTCTCCCCGTCCTCGTGGGCTTCCTGCTCGTCGAACGTCATCTCGTTCGCGGCATCACCATGGGCGCGCTCAAGTAA
- a CDS encoding glycerophosphodiester phosphodiesterase family protein yields the protein MTRIASHRGGTLEFGDSTPQGFAATARMAVDEVEFDVHPTADGAIIVHHDATLDRTTDRSGAIAGLTLAEVREARINYGAGGCPLTLEELCSLYAGSPVALRCEIKPDDTGTPYPDFVPRVVALLDQQGLLSRTTFTSFLLDSLDTLAEVTTRPRLWLVSPAVLRQLGVRTVIALARQRQIPELGVHIDTADAALMAAVTDAGLAFGCWAAHDAAQITRAFDLGVKVFTTDRPSLALALRDRDRDARARALQPAGSDPKAGQAASLDALPQDALPKDTLPTEAVPHDALRGAMRGGVR from the coding sequence ATGACACGCATCGCATCCCACCGCGGCGGCACGCTGGAATTCGGCGACAGCACCCCGCAAGGCTTTGCCGCCACCGCCCGCATGGCCGTCGACGAGGTCGAGTTCGACGTGCACCCGACGGCCGATGGCGCCATCATCGTCCACCACGACGCCACCCTCGACCGGACGACCGACCGCAGCGGCGCCATCGCCGGGCTGACCCTTGCCGAGGTGCGCGAGGCCCGCATCAACTATGGTGCCGGAGGCTGCCCGCTGACGCTGGAGGAGCTGTGCAGCCTCTATGCCGGCAGCCCGGTTGCCCTGCGCTGCGAGATCAAGCCGGATGACACCGGCACCCCCTATCCCGACTTCGTGCCCCGTGTCGTCGCGCTCCTCGACCAGCAGGGGCTTCTGTCGCGCACGACCTTCACCTCCTTCCTGCTGGACAGCCTGGACACGCTCGCCGAGGTGACCACCCGGCCGCGCCTGTGGCTCGTCAGTCCGGCCGTGCTGCGCCAGCTCGGGGTCAGGACCGTGATCGCGCTGGCCCGCCAGCGCCAGATCCCCGAACTCGGCGTCCACATCGACACGGCCGACGCGGCCCTCATGGCGGCCGTCACCGACGCGGGGCTTGCCTTCGGCTGCTGGGCCGCCCATGACGCCGCGCAGATCACCAGGGCCTTCGACCTCGGGGTCAAGGTCTTCACCACCGACCGGCCGAGCCTGGCCCTCGCCCTCCGCGACCGGGACCGGGACGCCCGGGCAAGGGCGCTGCAGCCCGCAGGCTCCGATCCGAAGGCCGGCCAGGCAGCCTCCCTGGATGCCCTCCCCCAGGATGCCCTCCCGAAGGATACCCTCCCCACGGAGGCCGTCCCCCACGATGCCCTCCGGGGCGCGATGCGGGGAGGCGTCCGATGA